A stretch of Plectropomus leopardus isolate mb chromosome 24, YSFRI_Pleo_2.0, whole genome shotgun sequence DNA encodes these proteins:
- the LOC121963018 gene encoding complement C1q-like protein 2 — protein MVLLALAVAVPLLLLRTSETSAHYYEMMGTCRMVCDPYTPKPGGATAMEVIQNVNGVAPQPPMAQGSRGEPGRPGKPGLRGPPGEPGPPGPRGPPGERGDGKLSFPALTGLAGGENGEPDGVNSTSNSFRIAFYVGLKNPHEGYEVLKFDDVITNLGNHYDASTGKFTCHVSGIYFFTYHVLMRGGDGTSMWADLCKNGQVRASAIAQDADQNYDYASNSAVLHLDSGDEIYVKLDGGKAHGGNNNKYSTFSGFILYPD, from the exons ATGGTCCTGCTGGCTCTGGCCGTTGCCGTCCCGTTGCTGCTGCTCCGCACCTCTGAGACCTCCGCTCACTACTATGAGATGATGGGCACCTGTCGGATGGTTTGCGACCCGTACACCCCGAAACCGGGCGGCGCCACCGCCATGGAGGTGATCCAGAACGTGAACGGTGTCGCTCCGCAGCCGCCCATGGCGCAGGGGAGCCGCGGGGAGCCGGGGCGACCGGGGAAACCGGGATTAAGGGGCCCACCGGGAGAACCAGGACCCCCGGGTCCGAGGGGACCACCAGGAGAGCGCGGCGACGGGAAACTGAGCTTCCCCGCCTTAACCGGACTTGCTGGGGGTGAGAACGGGGAACCGGACGGAGTGAACTCAACGAGCAACAGTTTTAGGATCGCTTTTTACGTCGGTCTGAAGAACCCACACGAGGGATATGAGGTGTTAAAGTTTGACGACGTGATCACAAACTTGGGGAACCACTACGACGCGAGCACCGGGAAGTTCACGTGCCATGTGTCCGGGATCTATTTCTTCACCTACCATGTGTTGATGCGGGGAGGAGACGGGACCAGCATGTGGGCAGACCTGTGCAAAAACGGACAG GTACGAGCCAGTGCCATAGCTCAAGATGCAGACCAGAACTACGACTACGCCAGCAACAGTGCCGTGCTCCACTTGGACTCTGGAGACGAGATCTATGTCAAACTGGACGGCGGCAAAGCTCACGGAGGCAATAACAACAAGTACAGCACCTTCTCCGGCTTCATCTTATACCCCGACTAA